Genomic segment of uncultured Tolumonas sp.:
TTGTTGTGGGCATATATTGTCTGTTTTGTTGTTGTATCCATCTTAGTCACGTCAGCTTTGCGATTTTTGCTTCGGCCACTGGATTGGATCCGCAAGCAAGCAGTGGAAATTGAACAGCATCATTTTAATCAAACGATTCCGTTACCAAAAACTTTGGAACTAAGACAAGTTGTTCAATCAATTAATACACTGACGATTAAGTTGGCTAAGCAGTTCAAAGAAGAGGCAGAAGCGGCTGATTTATTACGAGAAAGAGCATTTCGTGATGCGGTATCTGGATTAGGTAATCGTGCATATTTCATCGGCCAGGTTAATGCGTGGATTGCTGAGCATGGTCGTGGCGGTGTTATGTTGATCGCTGTTGATTCGCTGGATGAAATTTATCGAACAGACGGTTATACCGCTCGAGATAAAATGGTTAAACAAGTTGCGAATATTCTCAACGCCAAATTATCTGTTTTTGAAGGTATGGCTTTAGCTCGAATTACTGCAACGGAGTACGCAGTGTTGTTACCAGGGCTGACTAGTGATGAATTATTGGATACGGCACATGTACTTAATATCGCCATTGCTGATCTTATTGTGAATCCATTAGATTCTGATACCGCGCTGTCTGTCATTGGTGTTGCAATCAGAAACCCTGATGAAGATTTATCTGTGCTTCTGACTAAAGCTGATAATGCTTTGCGCCGAGCCCGAAACGAGCGGTTGGGGGCAGTAACCATCGAACAGGCAGAAAGCGCGGACACGATTGGTCGTTTAGCTTGGAAAGAAATTATTTTAGGTGCGTTGAAACATAACTTATTTGATTTCCGGGTGCAGCCTGTAACCATGATCAGTGGGGAATCAGCATTACCGGCTGAACTCTTCACAGGAATTAGGCATCAAGGGCAACGTTTTAGTGCGGCTCAATTCATGGCTGCGGTTGAAATGTTTAAGTTGGGTGAAAAACTAGATCGTTATGTGTTAGACCACGCCGTTTCTGTGCTTCAAACCAATACTGGTATGAGTATGTCGGTCAACTTAACTATCAGCAGTATTTCTTCTCCTTCATTTTTGAACTATCTGAAAGATTTTTTCATCAAAAACAATACGATAACTAAAAGAATTGCGATTGAAATACCTGAGAATGCCATTATTCACCAACGTGAAGCAGTGAAATTGTTGAGCGAAATATGTCAACAACACAAAG
This window contains:
- a CDS encoding EAL domain-containing protein, with the translated sequence MTLYKQILAFVICLFAGLLIIAYAVQFQSTRDYLAEQQRISVINTANSVGLALTPYLEAGDKVGAESVINAAFDGGYYQKIHLDLLASKQTIEKLNKTDIEGVPHWFTQLNLFKSESYETVLTSGWLQLGKLEVKGHPGDAYFQLWRAMSNLLWAYIVCFVVVSILVTSALRFLLRPLDWIRKQAVEIEQHHFNQTIPLPKTLELRQVVQSINTLTIKLAKQFKEEAEAADLLRERAFRDAVSGLGNRAYFIGQVNAWIAEHGRGGVMLIAVDSLDEIYRTDGYTARDKMVKQVANILNAKLSVFEGMALARITATEYAVLLPGLTSDELLDTAHVLNIAIADLIVNPLDSDTALSVIGVAIRNPDEDLSVLLTKADNALRRARNERLGAVTIEQAESADTIGRLAWKEIILGALKHNLFDFRVQPVTMISGESALPAELFTGIRHQGQRFSAAQFMAAVEMFKLGEKLDRYVLDHAVSVLQTNTGMSMSVNLTISSISSPSFLNYLKDFFIKNNTITKRIAIEIPENAIIHQREAVKLLSEICQQHKVMWGIDQFGRHFQSLEYLTELTPAYVKVDQGYMSIISKDENAQSVLAAVCRTAHNAGAITVVTRVENQEQVELINQLFVDGYQGIVQPAHDI